From Nocardioides sp. HDW12B, the proteins below share one genomic window:
- the tsaD gene encoding tRNA (adenosine(37)-N6)-threonylcarbamoyltransferase complex transferase subunit TsaD, translating into MRDEPLVLGIETSCDETGVGIVRGHTLLADAVASSVEEHARFGGVVPEVASRAHLEAMVPTIERACTTAGVSLRDVDAVAVTSGPGLVGALLVGLASAKALAIGLDKPLYGVNHLSAHVAVDQLEHGPLPEPCLAMLVSGGHSSLLLVEDVTGTVEPLGATIDDAAGEAFDKVARLLGLPFPGGPHIDRAAASGSSVAIDFPRGLTSRRDLERHRFDYSFSGLKTAVARWVEARVAAGEPVPVADVAASFQEAVCDVLTRKAIDAAVDRGVEDLLIGGGVAANSRLRVMAEERAARHGIRVRVPRPGLCTDNGAMVAALGSELVARGRTPSELGIGADSSLPVTQVLA; encoded by the coding sequence ATGCGTGACGAGCCGTTGGTGCTGGGGATCGAGACCTCCTGCGACGAGACCGGCGTCGGGATCGTGCGCGGCCACACCCTGCTCGCCGACGCCGTCGCCTCCTCGGTCGAGGAGCACGCCCGCTTCGGAGGGGTCGTCCCCGAGGTCGCCTCGCGCGCCCACCTGGAGGCGATGGTGCCGACCATCGAGCGTGCCTGCACGACCGCCGGGGTCTCCCTGCGCGACGTCGACGCGGTCGCGGTGACGAGCGGCCCCGGCCTGGTCGGGGCGCTGCTGGTGGGCCTGGCCTCGGCCAAGGCGCTGGCGATCGGGCTCGACAAGCCGTTGTACGGCGTCAACCACCTTTCGGCCCACGTCGCGGTCGACCAGCTCGAGCACGGGCCGCTGCCGGAGCCGTGCCTGGCGATGCTCGTCAGCGGAGGACACTCCTCGCTGCTGCTGGTCGAGGACGTCACCGGGACCGTGGAGCCCCTGGGCGCCACCATCGACGACGCGGCGGGGGAGGCCTTCGACAAGGTCGCGCGGCTGCTGGGCCTGCCCTTCCCGGGTGGGCCGCACATCGACCGCGCGGCCGCCTCGGGATCCTCGGTCGCGATCGACTTCCCGCGCGGGCTGACCTCGCGGCGCGACCTCGAGCGGCACCGGTTCGACTACTCGTTCTCCGGCCTCAAGACCGCCGTCGCCCGCTGGGTCGAGGCCCGCGTCGCCGCCGGCGAGCCGGTCCCGGTGGCCGACGTCGCGGCGTCCTTCCAGGAGGCCGTCTGCGACGTGCTGACCCGCAAGGCGATCGACGCCGCGGTGGACCGCGGCGTCGAGGACCTCCTCATCGGGGGCGGGGTGGCGGCCAACTCGCGGCTGCGCGTGATGGCCGAGGAGCGGGCCGCCCGCCACGGCATCCGCGTGCGGGTGCCCCGACCGGGGCTGTGCACCGACAACGGTGCCATGGTGGCCGCCCTCGGCTCCGAGCTGGTGGCCCGCGGCCGGACCCCGTCGGAGCTGGGCATCGGGGCCGACTCCAGCCTGCCCGTCACCCAGGTCCTGGCCTGA
- a CDS encoding SigE family RNA polymerase sigma factor translates to MTGPDVPAAGTSRGERRDQRRDAEFAEYMAARQPSLLRTAYLLSGDRHTAEDLVQTALAKLYLSWDKVQQRESLDGYVRRILVNEHNSLWRRAWKRQETTVSQMPDQAAPAPTGRDADLWDFVQTLPRKQRAVVVLRYYEEMSEAETAAALGVSVGTVKSQASRALASLRARADEIAPHDDDPRGSSLPRSSSTPRETR, encoded by the coding sequence GTGACCGGACCAGACGTCCCGGCCGCCGGCACGAGCCGTGGCGAGCGACGCGACCAGCGCCGCGACGCCGAGTTCGCCGAGTACATGGCCGCCCGGCAGCCCAGCCTGCTGCGCACGGCGTACCTGCTCTCGGGCGACCGGCACACCGCCGAGGACCTGGTGCAGACGGCCCTGGCCAAGCTCTACCTGAGCTGGGACAAGGTGCAGCAGCGCGAGAGCCTCGACGGCTACGTGCGCCGCATCCTCGTCAACGAGCACAACTCGCTGTGGCGCCGGGCCTGGAAGCGGCAGGAGACCACGGTCTCGCAGATGCCCGACCAGGCCGCCCCGGCGCCGACGGGACGCGACGCGGACCTGTGGGACTTCGTCCAGACGCTGCCGCGCAAGCAACGGGCCGTGGTGGTGCTGCGCTACTACGAGGAGATGTCCGAGGCCGAGACCGCTGCGGCGCTCGGCGTCTCGGTCGGCACCGTCAAGTCCCAGGCCAGCCGGGCCCTCGCCTCGCTGCGCGCCCGGGCCGACGAGATCGCCCCTCACGACGACGACCCTCGGGGCTCGTCCCTCCCCCGCTCCTCCTCCACCCCCCGGGAGACCCGATGA
- a CDS encoding alpha/beta hydrolase, with amino-acid sequence MSRRGIAAGVVAGLGAAVTTGVLVDRRIGKRLEAAAREGDVDNLGSLRGEVHRIRTSDGLDLHAEVDPRSPHVGEGTEEYGEDDLTVVFVHGFALSLDCWHFQRAAFRGRHRLVFYDQRSHGRSDRSEKENATIDQCGDDLMRVLDELAPGPVVLVGHSMGGMTIVALAEEHPELFGTRVVGVGLVSTTAGGMRAHKVVIKYLPDRVGTTLVKQGVMLAAQRDRLLELLRRRGSAVGLKLTDVFAFGDHPVPPAYVAFVDDMISATPMSVLLEFIPQFDLLDKFHVVRAFERVPTWILGGTADKLTSIGHARKLHAHIDGSHLVVLEGGGHMPILEFKDEVNAALDDLLEAAEQHRAGGGQPERARGAS; translated from the coding sequence ATGAGCCGGCGCGGGATCGCCGCGGGGGTGGTGGCCGGTCTCGGCGCCGCCGTCACCACCGGGGTGCTGGTGGACCGCCGGATCGGCAAGCGGCTCGAGGCCGCGGCCCGCGAGGGCGACGTCGACAACCTCGGCTCCCTGCGCGGCGAGGTGCACCGGATCCGCACCTCCGACGGCCTCGACCTGCACGCCGAGGTCGACCCCCGCTCACCCCACGTCGGGGAGGGGACCGAGGAGTACGGCGAGGACGACCTCACGGTGGTGTTCGTCCACGGCTTCGCCCTCAGCCTCGACTGCTGGCACTTCCAGCGGGCCGCCTTCCGCGGCCGGCACCGGCTGGTCTTCTACGACCAGCGCTCCCACGGCCGCAGCGACCGCTCGGAGAAGGAGAACGCGACCATCGACCAGTGCGGCGACGACCTGATGCGCGTGCTCGACGAGCTCGCCCCGGGGCCGGTCGTGCTCGTGGGCCACTCCATGGGGGGCATGACGATCGTGGCGCTCGCCGAGGAGCACCCGGAGCTGTTCGGCACGCGGGTGGTCGGCGTCGGCCTGGTCTCCACCACCGCGGGCGGGATGCGGGCCCACAAGGTCGTCATCAAGTACCTCCCCGACCGTGTCGGCACCACGCTGGTCAAGCAGGGCGTGATGCTGGCCGCGCAGCGCGACCGGCTCCTCGAGCTGCTGCGCCGCCGCGGATCCGCGGTCGGGCTCAAGCTCACCGACGTCTTCGCCTTCGGCGACCACCCGGTGCCCCCGGCGTACGTCGCCTTCGTCGACGACATGATCTCGGCGACGCCGATGTCGGTGCTGCTCGAGTTCATCCCGCAGTTCGACCTGCTCGACAAGTTCCACGTCGTGCGGGCGTTCGAGCGCGTCCCCACCTGGATCCTGGGCGGGACCGCCGACAAGCTGACCTCCATCGGGCACGCCCGCAAGCTCCACGCCCACATCGACGGCTCGCACCTCGTCGTGCTCGAGGGCGGCGGGCACATGCCGATCCTGGAGTTCAAGGACGAGGTCAACGCCGCCCTCGATGACCTCCTCGAGGCGGCCGAGCAGCACCGCGCCGGCGGAGGGCAGCCCGAGCGCGCCCGAGGGGCGTCGTGA
- the tsaB gene encoding tRNA (adenosine(37)-N6)-threonylcarbamoyltransferase complex dimerization subunit type 1 TsaB — translation MLLALDTSTPLVAVALHDGRGVVHRAVSEARMQHGEQLGVMIDAALRAVGADRLDLTGVAVGVGPGPFTGLRVGVVTARVLSLALDVPTHGVSSLDVLAAAAADEQAAGGQPPEPFVATLDARRKELFWASYDATGQRVSDLQVTRPDDVPEGLVVGAGPVLYPDAFTRVAGPTAPDAGVLAQVVLDRRAEVVAAEPIYLRRPDAQVPGPPKAVS, via the coding sequence GTGCTTCTCGCCCTCGACACCTCGACCCCGCTGGTCGCGGTGGCCCTCCACGACGGTCGGGGCGTCGTCCACCGTGCGGTCAGCGAGGCCCGGATGCAGCACGGCGAGCAGCTCGGCGTGATGATCGACGCCGCGCTCCGCGCCGTCGGCGCCGACCGCCTCGACCTCACCGGGGTGGCCGTCGGTGTGGGACCGGGACCGTTCACCGGCCTGCGGGTCGGCGTGGTCACCGCGCGCGTGCTGTCCCTGGCCCTCGACGTGCCGACGCACGGGGTCAGCAGCCTCGACGTGCTCGCCGCGGCCGCCGCCGACGAGCAGGCAGCGGGGGGTCAGCCTCCCGAGCCCTTCGTCGCGACCCTCGACGCCCGCCGCAAGGAGCTCTTCTGGGCCTCGTACGACGCCACCGGGCAGCGGGTCTCCGACCTGCAGGTGACGCGGCCCGACGACGTACCGGAGGGGTTGGTGGTGGGCGCCGGACCCGTCCTCTACCCCGACGCGTTCACCCGGGTCGCGGGACCGACCGCGCCCGACGCCGGGGTGCTGGCGCAGGTCGTGCTGGACCGGCGCGCCGAGGTCGTCGCCGCCGAGCCGATCTACCTGCGCCGCCCCGACGCGCAGGTGCCCGGCCCGCCGAAGGCCGTGTCGTGA
- the groL gene encoding chaperonin GroEL (60 kDa chaperone family; promotes refolding of misfolded polypeptides especially under stressful conditions; forms two stacked rings of heptamers to form a barrel-shaped 14mer; ends can be capped by GroES; misfolded proteins enter the barrel where they are refolded when GroES binds), giving the protein MPKILEFDESARRSLERGVDALANTVKVTLGPKGRYVVLDKKWGAPTITNDGVTVAREVELDDPFENLGAQLTKEVATKTNDVAGDGTTTATVLAQAMVHQGIRAVAAGVNPMALKRGMDKAAAAVSEALREAARDVETREDMAAVATVSSRDSVIGDLLAEAFDKVGKDGVITVEESNTMGTELEFTEGMQFDKGYISPYFVTDAERMEAVLDDPYILLHQGKISSISDLLPLLEKVMQAGKPLFIIAEDIDGEALSTLVVNKIRGTFNAAAVKAPAFGDRRKAMLQDIATLTGAQVVAPEVGLKLDQVGLDVLGQARRVVVTKDNTTIVDGSGDATEVNGRVAQIKAEIENTDSDWDREKLQERLAKLAGGVCVVKVGAATEVELKEKKHRIEDAVSATRAAIEEGIIAGGGSALVHAVSVLSDDLGLEGDEAFGVKVVRKAADEPLRWIAENGGVNGYVVVAKVREAGVGNGYNAATEEYGDLIGQGILDPVKVTRSALVNATSIAAMLLTTETLVVDKPEDEDESAAGGHGHGHGHGH; this is encoded by the coding sequence ATGCCGAAGATCCTGGAGTTCGACGAGAGCGCACGACGCTCCCTCGAGCGGGGCGTCGACGCCCTCGCCAACACCGTCAAGGTGACCCTCGGTCCCAAGGGCCGTTACGTCGTCCTCGACAAGAAGTGGGGCGCCCCGACCATCACCAACGACGGCGTGACCGTCGCCCGTGAGGTCGAGCTGGACGACCCGTTCGAGAACCTCGGCGCCCAGCTGACCAAGGAGGTCGCCACCAAGACCAACGACGTTGCCGGTGACGGCACCACCACCGCGACCGTGCTGGCCCAGGCGATGGTCCACCAGGGCATCCGCGCCGTGGCCGCGGGCGTCAACCCGATGGCGCTCAAGCGGGGCATGGACAAGGCCGCCGCCGCCGTCAGCGAGGCGCTGCGCGAGGCCGCCCGCGACGTCGAGACCCGCGAGGACATGGCCGCCGTGGCGACCGTCTCCAGCCGCGACTCGGTCATCGGCGACCTGCTCGCCGAGGCCTTCGACAAGGTGGGCAAGGACGGTGTCATCACCGTCGAGGAGTCCAACACCATGGGCACCGAGCTCGAGTTCACCGAGGGCATGCAGTTCGACAAGGGCTACATCTCGCCGTACTTCGTGACCGACGCGGAGCGCATGGAGGCCGTCCTCGACGACCCCTACATCCTCCTGCACCAGGGCAAGATCAGCTCCATCTCGGACCTGCTCCCGCTGCTGGAGAAGGTCATGCAGGCCGGCAAGCCGCTGTTCATCATCGCCGAGGACATCGACGGTGAGGCGCTCTCGACCCTGGTCGTGAACAAGATCCGGGGCACCTTCAACGCCGCCGCCGTGAAGGCTCCCGCCTTCGGCGACCGTCGCAAGGCCATGCTGCAGGACATCGCGACCCTCACCGGCGCGCAGGTCGTGGCCCCCGAGGTCGGCCTCAAGCTCGACCAGGTCGGTCTCGACGTGCTGGGCCAGGCCCGCCGCGTCGTGGTCACCAAGGACAACACCACGATCGTCGACGGCTCCGGTGACGCCACCGAGGTCAACGGCCGCGTCGCGCAGATCAAGGCCGAGATCGAGAACACCGACTCCGACTGGGACCGCGAGAAGCTCCAGGAGCGCCTCGCGAAGCTCGCCGGCGGTGTCTGCGTGGTCAAGGTGGGCGCCGCCACCGAGGTGGAGCTGAAGGAGAAGAAGCACCGCATCGAGGACGCCGTCTCCGCGACGCGCGCCGCGATCGAGGAGGGCATCATCGCCGGCGGCGGTTCCGCGCTGGTCCACGCCGTCTCGGTGCTCTCCGACGACCTCGGTCTCGAGGGTGACGAGGCGTTCGGCGTGAAGGTGGTCCGCAAGGCCGCCGACGAGCCGCTGCGCTGGATCGCCGAGAACGGTGGCGTCAACGGCTACGTCGTCGTCGCCAAGGTCCGCGAGGCCGGCGTCGGCAACGGCTACAACGCCGCCACCGAGGAGTACGGCGACCTCATCGGCCAGGGCATCCTGGACCCGGTGAAGGTGACCCGCTCCGCGCTGGTCAACGCCACCTCCATCGCGGCGATGCTGCTGACGACCGAGACCCTGGTCGTCGACAAGCCCGAGGACGAGGACGAGTCCGCCGCCGGTGGTCACGGCCACGGCCACGGTCACGGCCACTGA
- a CDS encoding LysE family translocator, whose amino-acid sequence MTLVPAHELLAFAAAAFVLIVIPGPSVVFVIGRALAYGRSVAIATVAGNSLGLFVVMVLVALGLGAVVAESAAVFTVVKLVGAAYLVWLGVQAVRHRRDLHVDDPDAARATLPWPVAVRQGFVVGVANPKAFMIFAAVLPQFVTPTLGRVPVQMLVLGLLAVLIGVVSDLVWALLASRLRTWFNASPARGRRLTATGGLSMIGLGLALATTGRPE is encoded by the coding sequence ATGACGCTGGTCCCCGCCCACGAGCTGCTCGCCTTCGCGGCGGCGGCCTTCGTGCTGATCGTGATCCCGGGACCGAGCGTGGTGTTCGTGATCGGGCGGGCGCTGGCCTACGGCCGGTCGGTGGCGATCGCCACGGTCGCCGGCAACAGCCTCGGCCTCTTCGTCGTCATGGTGCTCGTGGCGCTCGGGCTCGGGGCGGTGGTCGCCGAGTCGGCGGCGGTGTTCACGGTGGTCAAGCTCGTCGGGGCGGCGTACCTCGTCTGGCTCGGGGTGCAGGCGGTGCGGCACCGCCGCGACCTCCACGTCGACGACCCCGACGCCGCCCGGGCGACGCTGCCCTGGCCGGTCGCGGTGCGGCAGGGCTTCGTGGTCGGCGTGGCCAACCCGAAGGCGTTCATGATCTTCGCCGCCGTGCTGCCGCAGTTCGTCACGCCGACGCTCGGGCGGGTGCCCGTGCAGATGCTGGTCCTCGGGCTGCTCGCGGTCCTCATCGGCGTGGTCTCCGACCTGGTCTGGGCGCTGCTGGCCAGCCGGCTCCGCACGTGGTTCAACGCCTCCCCCGCCCGTGGCCGTCGTCTGACCGCCACCGGCGGGCTGTCGATGATCGGCCTCGGGCTCGCGCTGGCCACCACCGGCCGCCCGGAGTAG
- the tsaE gene encoding tRNA (adenosine(37)-N6)-threonylcarbamoyltransferase complex ATPase subunit type 1 TsaE produces the protein MTQPEAAPTLQVSEVGEEAAEVVTALIHAGFSHRPALDPPATALDETTATVAAALRGAGGLLATRDGEPVGALLLDHDGDWLTLRRVSVAPQAQRLGVASALAAAAEEVAERRRVPRLRLAARVELPATVALWVRLGYREIDRHGPLLTLAKETPVRGVAEDADATRELGRRLAGGLRAGDLLILTGDLGAGKTTLTQGLGAGLGVRGPVTSPTFVLSRVHPSEVGGPPLVHVDAYRLGLGAGAGALELDDLDLDLSLDTAVTVVEWGEGLAERLADDRLHLSIRRATGGATDGAGDEATEQRTVTLTAVGARWVGSDIHRLVT, from the coding sequence GTGACGCAGCCCGAGGCAGCGCCGACGCTCCAGGTGTCCGAGGTCGGCGAGGAGGCCGCCGAGGTCGTCACCGCCCTGATCCATGCCGGCTTCTCGCACCGACCTGCCCTCGACCCGCCGGCCACGGCGCTCGACGAGACCACCGCCACGGTCGCGGCGGCCCTGCGCGGCGCCGGTGGCCTGCTGGCCACCCGGGACGGCGAGCCCGTCGGCGCCCTGCTGCTGGACCACGACGGCGACTGGCTGACGCTGCGCCGGGTGTCGGTGGCGCCGCAGGCCCAGCGCCTCGGCGTCGCCTCCGCCCTCGCGGCGGCCGCCGAGGAGGTGGCCGAGCGTCGCCGGGTGCCGCGGCTGCGCCTCGCGGCGCGCGTCGAGCTGCCCGCGACGGTGGCGCTGTGGGTCCGGCTCGGCTACCGCGAGATCGACCGCCACGGCCCGCTGCTGACGCTGGCGAAGGAGACGCCGGTGCGTGGCGTTGCCGAGGACGCCGACGCCACGCGCGAGCTCGGGCGCCGCCTCGCCGGTGGGCTGCGGGCCGGCGACCTGCTGATCCTCACCGGCGACCTCGGGGCCGGCAAGACGACGCTGACCCAGGGGCTGGGCGCGGGCCTGGGGGTGCGCGGTCCGGTCACGTCCCCGACGTTCGTGCTCTCCCGGGTGCACCCCTCCGAGGTCGGGGGACCGCCGCTGGTCCACGTCGACGCCTACCGGCTCGGCCTCGGGGCCGGCGCGGGGGCGCTCGAGCTCGACGACCTCGACCTGGACCTGTCGCTGGACACCGCGGTCACGGTGGTCGAGTGGGGCGAGGGTCTGGCCGAGAGGCTCGCCGACGACCGGCTCCACCTGAGCATCCGCCGGGCCACGGGTGGGGCGACCGACGGTGCGGGCGACGAGGCGACCGAGCAGCGGACCGTCACGCTCACCGCGGTCGGCGCCCGCTGGGTGGGTTCGGACATCCACAGGCTCGTCACCTAA
- the groES gene encoding co-chaperone GroES, translating into MSVNIKPLEDRILVQTLDAEQTTASGLVIPDTAKEKPQEGEVIAVGPGRFNDDGDERVPLDISVGDKVIYSKYGGTEVKYAGQEYLILSARDVLAVIG; encoded by the coding sequence GTGTCGGTCAACATCAAGCCGCTCGAGGACCGGATCCTCGTCCAGACGCTCGACGCCGAGCAGACCACGGCTTCCGGCCTGGTCATCCCGGACACCGCGAAGGAGAAGCCCCAGGAGGGCGAGGTCATCGCGGTCGGACCGGGTCGCTTCAACGACGACGGTGACGAGCGCGTGCCGCTCGACATCTCCGTCGGCGACAAGGTCATCTACAGCAAGTACGGCGGCACCGAGGTCAAGTACGCCGGCCAGGAGTACCTCATCCTGAGCGCCCGCGACGTGCTCGCCGTCATCGGCTGA
- a CDS encoding GNAT family N-acetyltransferase, which yields MSRPHVSIEQATGADVEAVHALDDACFGVDAWSQESVRTALTGPHRHALLAHEGEELVGYAISMLGGDVLDLQRIAVAPGHRRSGLARVLFDRLCQEGAAGRAQRLMLEVSEANASGRAFYEACGLTEVARRPAYYRDGSAALVMELPLTPEDEDVVEAHLARERTDVAELAELAEREEWRDA from the coding sequence GTGAGCCGCCCGCACGTGAGCATCGAGCAGGCCACCGGCGCCGACGTCGAGGCCGTGCACGCGCTGGACGACGCCTGCTTCGGCGTCGACGCCTGGTCGCAGGAGTCGGTGCGCACCGCCCTGACCGGACCCCACCGGCACGCCCTGCTGGCGCACGAGGGCGAGGAGCTCGTCGGCTACGCCATCTCGATGCTGGGCGGCGACGTCCTGGACCTGCAGCGGATCGCGGTCGCCCCCGGGCACCGCCGCAGCGGCCTGGCCCGGGTGCTCTTCGACCGGCTCTGCCAGGAAGGCGCTGCCGGGCGAGCGCAGCGCCTGATGCTCGAGGTGAGCGAGGCCAACGCCTCGGGTCGCGCGTTCTACGAGGCCTGCGGGCTGACCGAGGTGGCGCGACGGCCGGCGTACTACCGCGACGGGTCCGCCGCCCTGGTGATGGAGCTGCCGCTCACGCCCGAGGACGAGGACGTGGTCGAGGCCCACCTCGCCCGGGAGCGGACCGACGTGGCGGAGCTGGCCGAGCTCGCCGAGCGGGAGGAGTGGCGCGATGCGTGA
- a CDS encoding SAM-dependent methyltransferase: MDLATFERLLTPAGRRVLALAEELHAAGVDALRAGEQVRRLALAEHADAPPGAAADLAAAATTQAVLRARAVARLGPGAARLLLTPDGLQQATRPEIADRRAARLAAALRDDAGPHGGPDATSEAPAVAPPTVMDLGCGIGADLLALARARLAVAGVDLDPVTAAVAAANFAAAPAHGVGTRGGVTVADATTVDRSAYDAVFVDPARRTARGRTFDVDAYSPPWSFVEEVLAGPVPAVVKVAPGVPHDRIPAGVEAEWVSVDGEVKEAALWSPGLAQVTRRATVIRTRRRTDPGADATAPTPAYDVEEVTDRDDPGPDAVGTGPVAAYLLEPDGAVVRAGLVTAVAALVGGHLLDEHIAYVAADGTGGTGGTGGTDWPRALRLARAYRVQEELPYQEKRLKAALRERGIGRLTIKKRGVQAVPEELRRRLALRGDAEGTVVLTRVAGRGTALLVDPLPADPGDAADWSP; this comes from the coding sequence GTGGACCTGGCGACCTTCGAGCGGCTGCTCACGCCCGCCGGGCGGCGGGTGCTGGCCCTCGCCGAGGAGCTGCACGCCGCGGGCGTCGACGCCCTCCGGGCCGGTGAGCAGGTGCGCCGGCTCGCGCTCGCGGAGCACGCCGACGCGCCGCCGGGAGCCGCGGCCGACCTCGCCGCGGCGGCCACCACGCAGGCGGTGCTGCGGGCCCGCGCGGTGGCGAGGCTCGGACCCGGGGCGGCCCGGCTCCTGCTCACTCCCGACGGCCTCCAGCAGGCCACCCGGCCCGAGATCGCCGACCGCCGGGCGGCCCGCCTGGCCGCGGCGCTGCGGGACGACGCCGGTCCCCACGGTGGTCCCGATGCCACCTCCGAAGCGCCGGCGGTCGCGCCGCCCACCGTCATGGACCTCGGGTGCGGCATCGGCGCCGACCTGCTCGCCCTCGCCCGCGCCCGGCTCGCGGTGGCGGGGGTCGACCTGGACCCGGTCACCGCCGCTGTCGCCGCCGCCAATTTCGCCGCCGCGCCCGCCCACGGCGTCGGCACCCGCGGCGGGGTGACGGTGGCCGACGCCACGACGGTCGACCGTTCGGCGTACGACGCGGTGTTCGTCGACCCGGCCCGGCGCACGGCGCGCGGTCGGACCTTCGACGTCGACGCCTACTCCCCTCCCTGGTCGTTCGTCGAGGAGGTGCTCGCCGGGCCCGTCCCGGCCGTGGTGAAGGTGGCGCCCGGCGTCCCGCACGACCGGATCCCGGCCGGGGTGGAGGCGGAGTGGGTCAGCGTCGACGGGGAGGTCAAGGAGGCCGCGCTGTGGTCGCCGGGCCTGGCGCAGGTCACCCGACGAGCGACCGTGATCCGGACCCGCCGGCGCACGGACCCGGGCGCGGACGCGACGGCCCCCACCCCGGCGTACGACGTGGAGGAGGTCACCGACCGCGACGACCCGGGGCCGGACGCCGTGGGCACCGGCCCCGTGGCGGCGTACCTCCTCGAGCCGGACGGGGCGGTCGTCCGCGCCGGACTGGTCACCGCCGTGGCCGCACTGGTCGGCGGGCACCTGCTCGACGAGCACATCGCCTACGTCGCCGCCGACGGCACGGGCGGGACCGGCGGGACGGGCGGCACGGACTGGCCGCGGGCGCTGCGGCTGGCGCGCGCCTACCGGGTCCAGGAGGAGCTGCCCTACCAGGAGAAGCGGCTGAAGGCCGCGCTGCGCGAGCGCGGCATCGGTCGGCTGACCATCAAGAAGCGGGGCGTCCAGGCCGTGCCCGAGGAGCTGCGCCGGCGGCTCGCGCTCCGCGGCGACGCCGAGGGCACCGTGGTGCTGACCCGGGTGGCCGGCCGGGGCACCGCCCTGCTCGTCGACCCGCTCCCCGCAGACCCCGGAGACGCGGCAGACTGGAGCCCATGA
- a CDS encoding glycosyltransferase family 2 protein → MPELPSLKRPRPRQPGGSGGSGGGADEDARVVIVSTVKASVEETERHVRRNLAAGADHLVLCVDDADPEVCARWAGDPHVTAVPTDAAYWGGERSDRLARRQGINANLVNLALTLVPGARWLFSLDADECLHIDRSVLLGLGPGKRVVRLTTMEAVSRTEADAGTPTDAPVEGTRRYKRQLSDEELEMLVVMGALTEAHMGSYFRGHRRKIGVRPDRRFRLFLHEVENAQGTKVPMHRDAARLRVLHDESPTLEEFVRKWSAHVEGGGFHQSPERRAIRGVFLALRENPAATAEEVAAVHRRLYERVALDDVALLDALGFLEVPDAARHTHQPLPFTADDQQRWEAALAAMCSVDKALLSHLPKARPVQALRQAQRHLSTEHPALAAELGASLPKRKRLSRRADDELDGEDEAVDEAVDEAAAEGAAG, encoded by the coding sequence ATGCCCGAGCTGCCCTCCCTCAAGCGTCCCCGACCGCGTCAGCCCGGCGGGTCCGGCGGGTCCGGTGGGGGAGCCGACGAGGACGCGCGCGTGGTGATCGTCAGCACGGTCAAGGCGAGCGTCGAGGAGACCGAGCGGCACGTGCGCCGCAACCTCGCTGCCGGGGCGGACCACCTGGTGCTCTGCGTGGACGACGCCGACCCCGAGGTGTGTGCCCGCTGGGCCGGGGACCCGCACGTGACCGCGGTGCCGACCGACGCGGCGTACTGGGGCGGGGAGCGCTCGGACCGGCTCGCCCGCCGCCAGGGCATCAACGCCAACCTGGTGAACCTCGCCCTCACCCTGGTCCCGGGCGCCCGGTGGCTGTTCTCCCTCGACGCCGACGAGTGCCTCCACATCGACCGCTCGGTCCTGCTCGGGCTCGGCCCGGGCAAGCGGGTGGTGAGGCTGACGACGATGGAGGCGGTCTCGCGCACCGAGGCCGACGCGGGCACACCCACCGACGCCCCGGTCGAGGGCACGCGGCGCTACAAGCGCCAGCTCAGCGACGAGGAGCTGGAGATGCTCGTGGTGATGGGCGCGCTGACCGAGGCGCACATGGGCAGCTACTTCCGCGGCCACCGCCGCAAGATCGGGGTCCGGCCCGACCGCCGGTTCCGGCTGTTCCTCCACGAGGTCGAGAACGCCCAGGGCACGAAGGTGCCGATGCACCGCGACGCCGCCCGGCTGCGGGTGCTGCACGACGAGTCCCCGACGTTGGAGGAGTTCGTGCGCAAGTGGAGCGCCCACGTCGAGGGCGGCGGGTTCCACCAGAGCCCCGAGCGGCGCGCCATCCGCGGGGTCTTCCTCGCGCTGCGCGAGAACCCGGCGGCGACGGCCGAGGAGGTCGCGGCGGTCCACCGGCGCCTCTACGAGCGGGTGGCCCTCGACGACGTCGCCCTGCTCGACGCCCTCGGGTTCCTCGAGGTGCCCGACGCGGCGCGCCACACCCACCAGCCGCTGCCCTTCACCGCCGACGACCAGCAGCGCTGGGAGGCGGCTCTCGCGGCGATGTGCAGCGTCGACAAGGCCCTGCTCTCGCACCTGCCGAAGGCCCGCCCGGTGCAGGCGCTGCGCCAGGCCCAGCGCCACCTCTCGACCGAGCACCCCGCCCTGGCCGCCGAGCTCGGCGCGAGCCTGCCGAAGCGCAAGCGCCTGTCGCGCCGCGCCGACGACGAGCTGGACGGCGAGGACGAGGCGGTCGACGAGGCGGTCGACGAGGCAGCGGCCGAGGGAGCGGCCGGCTAG